A stretch of the Medicago truncatula cultivar Jemalong A17 chromosome 5, MtrunA17r5.0-ANR, whole genome shotgun sequence genome encodes the following:
- the LOC11429848 gene encoding geranylgeranyl diphosphate reductase, chloroplastic, giving the protein MALKIQTFSPSFSVPTSKPKQHFHSITISASNSTRPSIAGRKLRAAVIGGGPAGSSAAEALASGGVETFLFERNPPSTPKPCGGAIPLCMLEEFDIPHHLIDRHVTQMRIFSPSNIAVDFGKTLKPNEFIAMLRREVLDSFLRSRAVSAGAEHISGLVTSLDVPTSPNSPYTINYTNKTSSKNSLAVDVVIGADGANSRVAKSISAGDYTCAIAFQERIKLSDEKMKYYENLAEMYIGDDVSPDFYAWVFPKCDHVAVGTGTVRSKHDIKLYQRAIRERAMSKIDGGKVIKVEAHPIPEHPRPIRVRGRVALVGDAAGYVTKCSGEGIYFAAMSGRMCGNGVVRASEGGEKMINECDLMREYLKEWDAKYVNTFRFLDLLQRVFYGSNASREALVELCGDEYVQRMTFDSYLYKKLAHGRVCDDVKLFMNTIGSLIRCNDVGTRMKGLIL; this is encoded by the coding sequence ATGGCATTGAAAATTCAAACCTTTTCACCTTCATTCTCAGTTCCAACTTCAAAACCCAAACAACACTTCCACTCAATTACTATTTCTGCCTCGAATTCGACACGCCCATCGATCGCCGGCCGCAAGCTCCGAGCAGCAGTAATTGGCGGAGGACCCGCTGGATCCTCCGCTGCAGAAGCTCTTGCGAGCGGCGGCGTGGAAACCTTCTTATTCGAGCGAAACCCGCCGTCGACACCGAAGCCATGCGGCGGAGCAATCCCTCTCTGCATGCTAGAAGAATTCGACATTCCTCACCACCTCATCGACCGCCATGTCACACAAATGCGAATCTTCTCACCTTCAAACATCGCCGTGGATTTCGGTAAAACACTAAAACCCAACGAATTCATCGCCATGCTCCGCCGTGAAGTCCTCGATTCATTCCTCCGATCCCGCGCCGTTTCCGCCGGCGCCGAACACATCTCTGGCCTAGTCACCTCTCTCGATGTCCCAACCTCACCGAACTCCCCCTACACCATCAACTACACAAACAAAACCTCATCTAAAAACTCCCTCGCCGTCGACGTCGTAATCGGCGCCGACGGCGCCAACAGCCGTGTCGCGAAATCAATCTCCGCCGGCGATTACACCTGCGCCATCGCGTTTCAAGAACGAATCAAATTATCGGACGAGAAAATGAAGTATTACGAAAATCTCGCCGAGATGTACATAGGTGATGATGTGTCACCGGATTTTTACGCGTGGGTTTTTCCTAAATGTGACCACGTGGCAGTGGGAACTGGTACAGTACGGTCCAAACACGATATTAAGCTGTACCAGCGAGCTATAAGAGAAAGAGCAATGTCAAAGATCGACGGTGGAAAAGTGATCAAAGTAGAGGCCCACCCGATTCCTGAGCACCCGCGTCCTATTAGAGTTAGAGGACGCGTGGCGCTTGTGGGTGACGCAGCGGGTTACGTCACAAAATGTTCGGGTGAAGGTATTTATTTTGCAGCAATGTCAGGTCGAATGTGTGGAAACGGTGTTGTCAGAGCTTCTGAAGGCGGAGAAAAGATGATTAACGAGTGTGATCTTATGAGGGAGTATCTTAAGGAATGGGATGCGAAGTATGTGAACACTTTTAGATTTTTAGATCTTTTGCAAAGGGTTTTTTATGGTAGTAATGCGTCTAGGGAAGCTTTGGTGGAGCTTTGTGGTGATGAGTATGTTCAAAGGATGACATTTGATAGTTACTTGTATAAGAAGTTGGCACATGGGAGAGTGTGTGATGATGTTAAGCTTTTTATGAATACTATTGGGAGTTTAATTAGGTGTAATGATGTGGGAACACGTATGAAGGGTTTGATTTTGTAG
- the LOC11421438 gene encoding GDSL esterase/lipase At1g71250: MRIRGSLVHSPPAVVMLMCMFSSIVHGQQYTEETDSNVAANGRNGSLLSSLFILGDSSVDCGDNTLLYPLLHGRLSLYPCNGSDSSLLPQLIAEKIGLTSIQPFYAQNGSLNEILGGLNFGSTQATIMNQGGFSHQSLNQQLRQVSESMQLLQLQLSEKAALEFTKSSIFFLSFGKEDYIDLFLHNSSNPMINHSAQYFATILVNQMTNAMRYLYDANARKIICLGVLPLGCTPRIAWESNQTSDGVINGNGCVDNVNNWVLEYNRLLDEHIVQLNAEFSDAHIVFCDVYSGILEIINRPRFYGFEDTKSACCGLGLNGAMVGCISTEMACNQASGHVWWDLFNPTEAANSILAEAAWSNQPIPDLCRPFTIHELVKTKT; encoded by the exons ATGAGAATAAGAGGGTCTCTAGTTCATTCTCCTCCTGCAGTTGTTATGCTAATGTGCATGTTTAGCAGCATAGTTCATGGCCAACAATACACCGAGGAAACAGATTCAAATGTTGCAGCCAATGGAAGAAACGGATCACTTCTATCATCATTGTTTATACTAGGGGATTCCTCTGTTGATTGTGGAGACAATACTCTGCTCTACCCTCTGCTTCACGGTCGTCTCTCTCTGTATCCGTGTAATGGTTCAGATTCCTCTCTTCTTCCTCAACTTATAG CTGAGAAGATTGGATTGACATcaatccaaccattttacgctcAAAATGGATCTCTGAATGAGATTCTTGGTGGTCTCAACTTTGGATCAACACAAGCTACAATCATGAACCAGGGAGGCTTCAGCCACCAGTCTCTAAACCAACAACTACGCCAAGTCTCTGAGAGCATGCAGCTACTGCAACTGCAGCTAAGCGAAAAAGCTGCTcttgaatttacaaaatcttCCATCTTTTTCCTCTCATTTGGAAAAGAAGATTACATTGATTTATTCCTACACAACTCTTCCAACCCTATGATAAACCACAGCGCACAATATTTTGCGACCATTTTGGTCAATCAGATGACAAATGCAATGAGGTATCTTTATGATGCAAACGCAAGGAAAATCATATGCTTAGGAGTTCTTCCTTTGGGATGTACACCCCGAATAGCGTGGGAGTCAAATCAGACATCAGATGGTGTTATCAATGGAAATGGTTGTGTAGATAATGTCAATAATTGGGTCTTGGAATACAATAGATTGTTGGATGAGCACATAGTCCAGCTTAATGCAGAATTTTCTGATGCTCATATAGTGTTCTGTGATGTATACAGTGGAATATTGGAGATTATAAACAGACCAAGGTTTTATG GTTTTGAAGACACAAAGAGCGCATGCTGTGGACTTGGTTTGAATGGTGCAATGGTAGGGTGTATCTCTACAGAAATGGCCTGCAATCAAGCTTCAGGACATGTTTGGTGGGACTTATTCAATCCTACAGAAGCAGCGAACTCTATTTTAGCTGAAGCAGCCTGGTCTAACCAACCTATACCGGATCTTTGCCGTCCTTTCACCATCCATGAATTGGTCAAGACCAAAACCTAG
- the LOC11421437 gene encoding F-box/WD-40 repeat-containing protein At5g21040, with amino-acid sequence MAFDCPQSIKVSQNLVENPGISIDIVELNPKPNSKAISISFPDFVTNTKSESGKGEIFKGKSKLNSKKGIKAASAGALNQSSVPGDVVIGNCRSITDLPPVLISEILNCLDPKELGIVSCVSLILRSLASEHHAWKEFYCERWGLPAVPEAVLDSDSGVGDSVKDEKSWKDIFVERDYRSKTFMGRYSMDVLYGHTEAVRTVFLLASTKLIFTSGYDTVVRMWNMESGLSVASSKPLGCTIRAVAADTRLLVAGGTDGFIHCWRAVEGLPHLFELRNSQQNKNEVRLWGHDGPVTSLALDLTRIYSGSWDTTVRVWDRHSMKCTVVLRHSDWVWGLVPHDTTVVSTSGSNVYVWDTNSGNLATVVLNAHVGNTYALARSHTGDFIFTGGEDGSIHMYEIVDGSYVTEALHVATWDPHSGPVYSLAFEFPWLVSASSDGKLALIDVRKLLRRSKRAIGKRATKAKYSGEVNVEPPQRMLHGFKSNLFSVGIGADRIVCGGEEGVVRIWNFTEALEIESRVRALRGMRLENRMRRRKNQTELNSKGGKSDQCSAAAKKSSVTCIWPSKRGMGGKTKA; translated from the coding sequence ATGGCATTTGATTGTCCACAGAGTATTAAGGTTTCTCAAAATTTGGTAGAAAATCCAGGTATAAGCATAGACATAGTTGAATTGAATCCAAAACCCAATTCCAAagcaatttcaatttcattccCTGATTTTGTTACAAATACCAAATCTGAATCTGGAAAAGGTGAGATTTTTAAGGGGAAATCCAAGCTGAATTCTAAGAAAGGAATCAAAGCAGCCTCTGCTGGTGCTTTGAATCAATCATCAGTTCCTGGTGATGTGGTTATTGGTAATTGTAGGTCAATTACCGACCTGCCTCCGGTGTTGATATCTGAGATTCTGAATTGTCTTGATCCCAAAGAACTTGGAATTGTTTCATGTGTGTCGTTGATTCTGCGTAGTCTTGCTTCTGAGCATCATGCTTGGAAGGAATTCTATTGTGAAAGGTGGGGGCTTCCAGCAGTTCCTGAGGCTGTCCTGGATTCGGATTCTGGGGTTGGGGATTCGGTTAAGGATGAAAAGTCATGGAAGGATATTTTCGTGGAAAGAGATTATAGGAGTAAGACTTTTATGGGAAGGTATAGTATGGATGTGTTGTATGGACATACTGAGGCGGTTCGGACTGTTTTCTTGTTGGCTTCTACAAAGCTTATATTTACATCTGGGTATGACACTGTTGTGAGGATGTGGAACATGGAAAGTGGGTTGTCGGTTGCATCGTCTAAACCACTTGGCTGCACCATTCGTGCGGTTGCAGCTGATACAAGGCTGCTAGTTGCTGGTGGTACTGATGGGTTCATTCATTGTTGGAGGGCTGTTGAAGGTTTGCCACATCTGTTTGAGCTTAGAAACTCACAACAAAATAAGAATGAGGTTCGACTTTGGGGTCATGATGGTCCGGTTACTTCACTTGCTTTAGATTTGACAAGGATTTATAGCGGCTCTTGGGACACGACTGTTCGTGTTTGGGACCGTCACTCGATGAAATGCACTGTCGTGTTGAGGCATAGTGACTGGGTTTGGGGACTTGTCCCTCATGATACTACAGTTGTCAGCACATCAGGTTCAAATGTCTATGTTTGGGATACAAATAGTGGTAATTTGGCAACTGTTGTTCTAAATGCTCATGTTGGTAATACTTATGCTCTGGCAAGAAGCCATACTGGGGATTTCATTTTTACTGGGGGTGAAGATGGTTCAATTCACATGTACGAGATTGTTGACGGTAGTTATGTGACCGAAGCTCTGCATGTTGCTACATGGGATCCCCACTCTGGTCCTGTGTATTCCCTTGCCTTTGAGTTTCCTTGGCTTGTTTCTGCATCAAGTGACGGCAAATTGGCTCTAATTGACGTGAGGAAGCTGCTGCGCAGGAGCAAGCGTGCCATTGGAAAGAGAGCTACGAAGGCAAAGTATTCGGGCGAAGTTAATGTAGAGCCTCCACAGAGGATGTTGCATGGATTTAAGAGTAATCTTTTCTCTGTAGGTATAGGAGCTGATCGAATTGTTTGCGGAGGTGAAGAAGGTGTCGTTAGGATTTGGAATTTCACAGAAGCTTTGGAAATTGAAAGCAGAGTTCGTGCATTGAGAGGAATGCGATTAGAGAACAGAATGAGACGACGTAAGAACCAAACAGAGCTCAACAGTAAAGGCGGTAAGAGTGATCAATGTTCAGCTGCGGCCAAGAAGAGTTCAGTGACTTGTATTTGGCCGAGTAAACGTGGGATGGGTGGAAAGACGAAGGCATAG